The following nucleotide sequence is from Aquarana catesbeiana isolate 2022-GZ linkage group LG08, ASM4218655v1, whole genome shotgun sequence.
tGGGAGATATTggagataaatattactgtcccattttaagcaatccaagacataccctccaagtcaccatttcccatatggcatacacagggtccccagagtctgtgtgtcctgggggaccaggacccgaatccacagtaataccacctcaagggtccccaggcatacagctcacaaagagcaccgttcccccaaatgccagggcccacgatcgatcggcaagaggtcccctccaaaagtctctctcccggctggGTCTGTCACAGGGGGTACATACCCATTTACTATGTCCAGGTGCTGCTCCAGTGCACCGAACCAGCAAATAAGGACCAAGAATATTAAAGTGGACATTCAGTCATTTTtcaattttccatctattaaatcttctacccttgttgttttaacttagtaaattttttttttccgccaGTAATTACCATATACAGCCCagttcctctttcttgtctggtcattagcctaggcttatgacatcatgcacagctctctcactctcataagagtttgccaggaagggaggtaggatgattcataagagggccaatgagaactgcagagctgtaggtgtgcctctatgtgtctgtgtaaatccaggaagtgaacacgcagcagctttagctgcccacagttaaaatggctgcagccagactcagtggagggagatttctgcagcatatttaacaagtacagaatcgcagtatatataaaataatatgcaaagttattggagggaagcttcagaatggcaaagatgtttttattacaaattatgtgagcagactgcagttcatctTTGAAGATTCACTACAGAACCAGACTGTTGAAAATATTATGGGTTAGCACAGGATACAGTTACTTCATATTCTTGGTATTTAACTTCAGTCAGTGGCTGTTTTTTCCAACATAActtttttaaaatacaaatttaactTTGCAATACCACAAGGCAAAATTCTAAGGCAATTTCAGAAAAATGTCCTCAATTGTGAAATTTAGCTGAAATTTGCTGATCATCTCTATTGATGCTATGATCTCAGCCTAGGCAAATCACTGCCTAGAGCTCAAGGAAGTCTTTTTAATGATGAAAAGTGGagctgtgataaaaaatattgctaCAGACTTGTAACATTAAAAAAACCTAAATAGAcattaaggaccagttcacacggGTGCGACAtgcactccgacttagaaaaggtTCTTGCACTTTTGATCCGACTGTAACATGACTTGCATTGAtgtctgttaaaaaaataatatgcatgtcgtgctgaagtcgcgctgggatgtcggcttcaaagtcgcacagaagtcactgtgaaCCGGACCTTACATGATAACTTCAGACTGATCTTGTATACTTTATATCTGGAAAAACTGTCTGTTTATACATCTTTTTTCACATGGAAAACATTATTTGCATAGCATATGGCAGAAATCTGAAGAACATTTCAGAGAAAGATTCAGTTTATTCTATTATTTCTGATCTACTAACATACTAACATATAATAGTGTTATCTCCCGAGGGCAGGTTCAGTTTGGCGCGGGACAGAAGTGCAGAGTCTGGCAATGGTTTTCTCTTGTGGTTGTGCTGTTGCAGAATGAATACCTAGAGCCAATGAGAACAGACTGGTCATTTATATATTTGTACTCTTGTTGTGCACATTTAATATCATTGGTTGacatagtttactatgctgcaCATATTGCCTTACTAAATAACACAATGCATCACAATACCAGAAAGAAAATCGAATTTCACCATATATTTTATTTCTGGACTTCTCATTATATGGTGTATATATTACAAAACTGTATAGGACCACTCCACCAAAAACAGGTAACCCCCTGACAGGTTTTGGATTTGCACACTTAGTTTGCCCTTTATAAGATTGTAACAGGAAAAGCTTGTATACCCCAGGGTAAGTGAGGACACCCCATGGGGTGGGGGGCAAATAAAGGTGAGTAGAGACAGAACCACAAACTGTATGTGGCAAATGCCATCACTATAGGTCCCAAAAGTCATTGAGCCCCCCATGCTGAGTCTACTAACAACTGAGATTCAAGTGAATAGAGTCAATAAGAGCACCAAATGACAGATCTGAAGGTCCAAGAATGTGTTCTTGGACCCTCAAACCTTTCAGCTGGCACTCACACTTGACTATATAAATGTGAATCTTCATAGCTGGAGTCCCTGTTTGATGGGTACCCCATTTTTGTTGAGAGCAACCTCACTAGAGCCACTGTGCCCTGCCACAATCTTGAACACTTAGTAATCTGAAATCCAGTACCTTATCTCTACTTGGAAAAGAAGGTTCCCCCCCCATTGTATGGGATTTCAGGCTCAGAGAGTAGACATAGAATTAAAAAACAGTAGTTTTATCATCCCCAAAAAATTTTACATACAaaacaaataacaaatatatcaaaaTGTagtacacagtaaaaaaaaaagggggggggtacgCGTTTGCCGAATGTAAATTCACACAATATCTATATATCACAATGATATCTACATTGAGAGGTTGCATAGACATATCCGATGTGTTGCGGAGTCACTTGGCTCCTTCCTCAGGGATAGCTCTGCAGATAGTGTAGATATGGTCTATGAAGTGAAAATCATATCATATCGGCGCACATATATACATGTACAGGTGTCATTTCTGGCAAAGTGGATCTATATGCGGTACTTACATCATGTCCCCAAACTATGGCTCAAAAGGTCACGTCaataaaaactcatctcttcctaTTTGGTGCCAGGTGGTCTCAGTGTATGCCGAACTGACCCCCTCTTGTTTTCAGGCCCCCACCTATTCCCCCTGCTCTTCACCCAGATGGCCCAGGGGTGTTTTCTGGATGTGATGGTATTTGATGTGACTATCAATATACAGTAGATATTGTGTGAATTTACGTTCGGCAAACgtgtaccccctttttttttttgcagcacagaaggtttttcactttaattcattaaggtgaaaaactttaaggctttagaatcacttaTGAGTGGAAACCAATCAGAATGGTTCTCGATTATGTTTTCTCAAAAATAATATAGTGACTATATGAAGGCTGGAGATTTCATTAACAAAATACACCTACAGTCTGCAGAAGTTGCTGCATTCTGAAGGTGGCAGTTTTgttttaatactgtaattgtcagATAATCTAACCTGCATGgctaattgtaaaataaaatagaagaataataaaacaattttattaatcaaaagaacagaaaaaaatgaaaaaaagctttttttaaaaaaaaaaacaaaacattacacTTCATACATACGTTGCTTCAACCTTTCCATACTGTACGGTCACAGTGGAAGCACCGAATTCCAGGCAAAAAATATTTGGCCAGTCGCTGTGCCATCGAAATATCACTTTGTGGATGTTCCTAGCACTGATCTCAGCATCTATAAATGCAGAATATGAAGTGTCTGGGGTGATGACTCCTCTGCAAATGGAAAATACAGTCAgtgtttaaagaaaacctgtcagtaGGGGAACATAGGGTCTGCCATCACTCTTATTGACTTCTCTCTGACCTCCTGATCTGCTTACTTGTTGCAGTCAGTCACTCAGAATGTATCAAGCAAAAAAGCCAAGCAAccaacatttttagaaggatgtcaGCAATGTCACAATGCCTTGTGTCATGAGTCTCCCAAGAAGACAGCAGAAAAGGAAAGATTACAGTCCCCACAGCCCCAAAGCCCCTTTGGTTACAGACCCCATGTAAACGGTAACATGCCTGTAAATTGTGTGAACTGCTGTCGTTTTACTGGAACCTTGTAGAGACACGTCTAAGGACCCCTGGATCTTCTGTGTGCCCACAATATGGACTGTCACTAGGCACCGCCAGCCTGCCAAAGCATAACTTTTATTATCTATCATGAAGTGGTGAGTCAGGAGAATGACATTCTTTAACAGCATTGGAGACTTCTAATCAATAATCATTTTATCCTGAAGAATTACGGTGGAGAGATCAttggcattcccaaaagatataaGAAATGGTCAGTGATTCCATCTGAAACAAACTTATTTTATGGTGGCTGATCCTTTAATGCTGCATGATCTAGTCACTCTAGTTAATACTGTAAAGGACAGAAATAATGTGAAACTGGGGCCAGATAATGCTGGAGGGGCTGAAGAGAgtaaaatatttaaagtggttgtagagctCAGACATCAAATAtgcacaaagcatatccctctatagtgaatacttgtctcaattaagagcaccaagtgtaatttttgtctgctgctttgttcctctgctatcagtatgaatcacttctgacaagttttcctgacaccaggaggAAAATGGTGACAGatgagggagctccagcacacagcttgtgaagggggggtgtgtcccttccctccaattagctttCACAattctcctcactaagctctgcagtgtgtaatatCAGTTCCCtgaccccttttttctgacagctcagagaaGCTTTATAAATTTTGGACTTTAAATTGATTTAGAGaagggaagactgcagatagacaggtacaacttatgtaggaagatttatttaatctttgtgtatcacctgaggccagtaacTTGCCTAGGTATATGGAAGGTTTTACAACCTTTTTAAGTCCAACTGAAGTCACAAAAATAGACATTCTAACCCCCTAAAAGAAGGGCTACACCTCTAATGATCAATGTATTGGTCCTCCTCAGGATTAGTGCAGTCTTTACCTTCCCTTCAGAGGCGGTCATAAGGGGCTTCTGAGACATTCAAGGAGGAGCTCAGATGTGAACTTAGTTCTTCAGAGGGCCAAGCATAACTAGCTGAAAAAATGCTACAACCTTTTTAAGGACCAAATAACTTCTAATTTAACAGATAAATAAGATGAGGAGAAAACTGAGGGTTTTATCGATACAATGTAATGAAGGCTTACCCAGTAATACTTACGGGAATAGCTCTGCGCAACTCCAGTGTTTAGGTAAAATGTTTGGTTGACTAATGGGAGTCCAGAATATTTATCAgcataatgtcccatcattggacACCCAGTGTTGGGGCATGgaaacccagaaccctgaaggaaaaaaaaagaaaggaaggaagaaataaagacaagatataaaaaaaagaggagaggagagatttGCTTACATTCAACAATCAATTTGGGTTATTTTGGAATTCTGTATTTTTCAATACATTATACTAGAACTCTAGACAAATACAATCTGCAAGACACAACTGAAAACTATATTATGACTGGTGGAGGatataaaaattgtatttgaaacTTATGAGGGCTGTATGTGAAAATATATTTAATTACATTCTAATCCGCTTTTTCTATCTGTCTTTAGCTCTTTTGAAGTTCCTTGCCTAATTGTGTACTGTTGGTAATCTGCTACTCAAACCTCTTTAAATTGTGTGGTTTCATCCTTACACTTGATCAGTCTCGTTGTCATCATAAAATACCCTGTAGACATGTGTACCTCCatgagggctgctaatagactctgtaccccactgattactTTGACTCTGAAAATCCTTccttacctctgacaccctgggttccatcatcttaccaactgtagtagtaaatagagactcacacaatattgaagaaacagttcaaatatgtttactgtattaGTAAAACACAAAATAAGTGTATATCAACTTTGCCCGTTAATAAGAAACACTCCTACACACACACAGCTGATTTATCTATACTTATCCAAAAACAATATAAGGGTGCAAGGTTCCTTTGGTTGTAAATTAACACAAATATTAACCCAATCACagtaacctatgtgaacaggttaacaggaggGTAGACAACTGACACTATATCTTCTGTGTCAGatttctcccttctgcctcctcaactcacaggccagtAATCCTGCACAATATGTTGAAACACTATGCAAACTATTACATTCAAATAGGATGATTCCCTTTATCAGTCCAATGCAATTAAGGCAGATGAGGAAAAGggataataaaaaggtaaaagggtattccttgaaatccagatgtcttcagctagcctctttgtGTTGTAAGTAAAGTAATCCTGGATGACAGAGTGTAGCAGATTTGGCAGAACTTTGGTTTATCCTTGTTGTGTTATGACTTTCTTCTTTTGTAATCCTAAAGGTGTTATCCAATATGACTACTAGAATCAATAATGTGAACTGAGCATAGGTGTCTGCTTTCAGTGTTTGTTATAACATAGGATttacttctgtgggactacaagtaccatcagcagAACTGTGTGAATGATATCTGAAAGCAGTGTCCTTAACTATAAcatgggctatgcccgctcaccactctGGAACTCAGATGAAGTTGGCAACGATGCAGATCATGAGAAGACTCCAGACGCcagaactctctctctctctgtatcctggctctggCTAATGGTGTCTGCCGCGCCACGCTGCAGCCCACTGGAATATGAATTGCAGGCAtctctggatgacctggaacaccctccggtccgctgcactgaagaagcgatgctgtccgcagagatccctctgggtatagctgtcGGGCTGCCCGCTGTGTAGGCCGCAAATCATCAGCAactcactgtcacacagacctcctgctggcagagtcaaacggCATCCAGAGAGGCTGATATAAGCCGCACCAGCcccttttatatcctttcccagcaatatgttctgtccactcagcattctgttaattgtagttcagatcagtcctgctggcataGTCACTTCAGCATTCTAAACTACACATCCTAGGATGCTTTGCTCTAAACTCTAACACAGGAAAAAGGAAATTGACACATAGAGTCAATAGGAGCCAATCCCACATTAATAACACAGAAAACGTCTCTAGATTGTAGGCATAATAGCCAACCCTGGCTACACATGCAGCACCGTAAATATGGATCTGACTATAACAAACTGGGCTAAATATAGTGATATATCGTATAGCATATTAAATAGCAAATAATATAGAAAGATACTGCAGGGGTGTCTGTAACTCAAACTCAGGCTCTATGTATAATTCCTAAAAAGGCAGAGAAGCAATTACAGGAGCAGGGGAGCGGAGAAGGCAACACATTTTCAGAATGGGGAAGAGGATCCTGTCATTCATCTGTTTCTCCCCCATTCAGAATGTTGTATTCTGTGAAAACAAAGCAATGACTTTGATGAATGCAGGACAGAACAAGAAGGGATGAGTGACCATCAGGACTTTTTCAGTGTATTGCAAGCATTAGAGGACCTGTTATCACTGGAGAGAGGGTTTCTAGACTCAGAAAACAATAGAACATGGGATACACTTTATGATAGGTAAGCAATGTAAGGATAGAATAAAGCTTACTGCTAAAAATTCCTCATATGATGGACTCTGGTAACCGATAAACCCATCGGGATGCAGGATACTTTCTCTATAATACTTCAAGCTTCGCATATGGCTACAGCTGGCAATATCTGCAAACACTAAGGAGAACAGGAAAACAATCAAGGTTTAGGGTTTGCTTCACATCCAGAAGCCATccagaagtaaaagaaaaaaactgacattttcaaAACGGGTAGATATAAATATTAGGATCACTCCTCTGCCACATCCGTAAATTGAAATTTTGGACAAGAAAAAAACACCGGGTCTGACTTTAAAGGCAGATTGGACCACAACATTTATATTAAAAcaatcatattttatttatacacagaaaatataaaaataatttacatattcaaataaagaaaaaacaaaattccaTTTAAAAATATGTATTCACATATGTGCACGATAGACCAACAGCTAGATACTTCCAAACTATTGTTCATGTTACAAGATCTCATGTAAGTGGGCCCCTGTGTGTTAATGCATTTCGCTGGaccgcttcctcaggacacacaagGGGTAAATATAGGAAAAAACAGGCCTCACTGTGTAAATGAGAAGATAAATCAAATTACCTGCtatgttttgttatatcttttgttttgttaaaacttttgttgttttttttcttgttcaaaatgGGGTCTGAGTGTGGAGACAGTGATCTAAAGAAGACGCCTAATGCGGCATGTTATATAAGAAACTCAATATGATGTatgcaagagtaatgccccgtacacacggtcggactttgttcggacattccgacaacaaaatcctaggattttttccgacggatgttggctcaaacttgtcttgcatacacacggtcacacaaagttgtcggaaaaacagatcattctaaacgcggtgacgtaaaacacgtacatcaggactgtaaacggggcagtggccaatagctttcatctctttatttattctgagcatgcgtggcactttgtccgtcggatttgtgtacacacgatcggaatttccgacaacggattttgttgtcgtaaaattttatatcctgctctcaaactttgtgtgtcggaaaatccgttggaaaatgtgtgatgaagcctacacacggtcggaatttccgacaacaaggtcctatcacacattttccgtcggaaaatccgaccgtgtgtacggggcattactgctaTTTGGTATATGAACAAAAACTTtggtaagaaatgtaaaaaaaaaaaaaaaaaaaaaaagctcgggGGTTATAAGAGATTATAAAAACAGTTTTGGTACTTTTTGAAAATATTCACCCCCACACTAGTTTAATAAGTCATACAAATCATGCGAccataaaatatacataaaaatcagttCACAAAGATTATCATCAAAGTATGACTCTTTAAAATGTTTTGGGTGGAGTGTTAAAGGGTTAGGAACTCTGTTGAGTTTTTCTTGCTGTCAttgttcccattagggagattctctttttgtcctggtgaccatcatCACTAGGACAGAAAGTTATGGGaaaccagtggcggttggtgctccatcggtcgggggggGGGGCCAAACAAACCTGAGACATCAACCCCCCCGGTCACTGGCTCGCTTGCCAATCAAACTTACCCCACCCAGGTTGTGGCTGTGGCTTCCCGCCTCTGTTTCCTCCGTGTCCTGGCGGTCGCTGCCCCTCCTTCCAGACAATCAGGTGtacggactcccggccaatcgggtctcaggtcccacttcctgattggccgggaggagaaacaggaagacattagtgaatattaattcactaatgtcgcACAAGTggatgggctcagggtgcagtgctctgcaccctgagcccacccttttttgaagccaatgagagcctcaggctctaaaacaaaaaaacatttaaatccatgcatccggcaccctacatgtagattaggggccgggcgcatggattagggggctgcACCTTATattggatgggccaccactgtggGAAACCCAACATTTTTGAGTTGCCACCATAGAAaggggtgaggggaaatcttccaatgggcataTCTGTTATATTAAAAATGCTCTAACATGGGAATTTCCCTCATTTTGGAAAGATTTTCCCTAATTCGTACTGCACAAAGAAACACAGTGAAGGGAATTAATAAGACAGCAAGTCAGTCAGACAACTTTCATTAGCATTATGTTAACTACTGTAAAGATACTGTACTACTACTGTATAGATAATTTGTGGCCCCTTAGTGATGGCAGGGACcacatatgattattattattattatttaaggtacttatatagagccatcattttatgcagcgctttacatatatattatacattcacatcagtccctaccctcaaggagtttacaatctgaGGCCCCTTTTATCAAGATCTATGAAGTGTCTATTAAGTGGGGAAAGGAACTGAATACAGGGGAGAAAAAATATCCTTTAATGAAAAACATGTATGTGCCTCTAATTTTGTTGCTTGTGTGATGAATGTTGCATAATGTACACTGATTGCTCAGTACCTTCCATCACATCATCAAGGTCCCCCTTGAGAATAACATCTTCTTTTCCACATCCCGGCATGTGTTTTCCTCCgtttggatagaaatccaggtgaCCAACTGTATGGCTGATGCCATACCCACCAAATCCTAAAATGAGGACATTTATATAATCATATTACATTACATGCAATTATATATTCTTCAGGACACAACTGGGCCCAGGGCAAAGCTCTCTGTACCAAATCTCTATCTGTCAGGGCCAggttaacataggggctattggagctgcagctccaagccccttaccttaagataggcccatttgccaaaaaaaaaaaaaaattgatcgagTTTCGAGGGTCATATAGACCCTCAATTTGGTAGGtaggtagctgaagacctaccccaccactggtcaaaattggggctcctaggacctatggttctGGATATACGGGGCTCCATGTGCAGCCtctcagaagctacatacagagcggtgaGTTTAGCGGCGagtggcacactctgtttgcagcagactgagaggatgagctcacagagcttcttacttcttgtcagaggcactgacctcaatggacagcttggagtcttggaccaatggtaaagtaccattggccccagctgtccaataaaagacacatgctcccttccagcccagtccTCTTAATTACAAGGAattacatgggtttatgggtataaggtttacccataatcccatgtttttctcacacagttaagagggagaatgagaaatttctgctgctgaaaaggtactgttttaatcaagctaaatcatatattattatgctatatgttataagataataatttattagtgATCtattactgtgaaattactgggtGGAAGTAATaatttcaaacttcagtaatttgtccgttaagccacctgcttgagtacagtttttgaaaatatagtaaattaccttaaaattaatatataataattatttatatattacttatggtaattaaccccttgccatccaggccaattctgacacttctctcctacatgtaaaaatcataattttttttgctagaaaattactcggaacccccaaacattatatatattgttttagcagacatcctagggaataaaatggtggtcattgcaacttgtcatgttacatggtatttgtatggcaatttttcaaacgtgttttttttttggaaagaaactgtttcatgaataaaatttaaaaaaaacccctaaagttagctcgatttttttgtatactatgaaagatgatgttaggctgagtaaatagatacctaacatgtcacactttacaattgcgcacacttgtggaatggcgccaaacttcagtacttaaaaatctccatgaggcgatgctttaaaaattttaacaggttacatgtttagagttacagaggaggtctagtgctagaattattgctctcgctgtaatgtTTGCGATGTATGTAagctgtgtgtatctggctctgatactagacagtgcctcaccagccactgacctcaacgCACGTCCCTGACCCAAATTTTAAaacacaggtgaccatttcccaacctgcagataaCAGACCCTACTcgaaaagatatcactcccagttactccccccacccactgattgatatccctccgtgaccacctcacacccccctgctgacagagctctctccccagcctgtctccacaaaccctctcacctgctgaccagtggatgggggaatcactcctgcagtgttattgtgttctgccagtgggaagccttccctacccacacaatacaatgctcagtgttgctaactatagctggcagcactgattgttttaggaaaaacctgacaggctggttatacTCAAGTCAATTGATTAAATTTGACTTGtatagcccatacatggatcgactatggctggtctctgattaattggcttaatttcaatccatgtatggcccgcttaaccactgcgcagtccctaaacatccttccacaaacctttacatttgttataccctccacactcctctcctgtacatactgcccactgtcataccccccacaatcctctcctgtacatactgcccactgtcatacacttctctcctgtacattgtacccactgtcataccctccacattcctctcctgtgtatacttcccactgtcataccctccacactcctctcctgtacatactgcccactgtcttaccctccacattcgtctcctgtacatactgatcacATTCATAAACTCCGCTACTGTACATAGTGCtggctgtcataccttccacactcctctcctgtacacactgcccactctcataccctccacattcctctcttgtGCATTCTGCCCACTGCCAAgtcacttttgttagttcaactaaaggaaatcttcaccGTCCTCATATTTgctctgcccattattagtactcatttaattttgtgattactattgtgatgtatagaggaacataggggatgtcagctacactaaatataccactggtaaaaaaaaagtgtccccaaaaatatttttgaaattttggcaactatgcacttgggcactgcccaggggccaccgggtcagtagggggccccacgagaggctcctgggatcctgggatattaaagcggtagtaaacttcactaacattactactttttagaggccctgaggtaggttatgccataatgtacaagtattcacagcatattagcacattagggtacacttacctgtcagactgagccctccagcgctgcgctgtgatcaatccggtgggtcccgggcgcttccatcttcacccggtcttccttacgggttctgtgccttcggtcacttgccttgacCAGGCTTCTCTGATGTCACTCCTACGCATGCTCATGCACATCCtctctccctcatcccccctctctctctcatcctcccgcctttacccctcacccctctctcatcccctttctttctctctcattctccctctatctatttattttaatttgttataacaaaaaattgtttgcatttttattttttttatttatttttaataaaaagccccaccaaattCCTCAGCAACAGGCCCATGAtattcttaatccggccctgctatCAGTACAGGCAGTctccgagttacaaacatccgacttacataaGACTCATACtgacaaacggagggagacaacaggaagggagaggaagtctacccctaggaagggaaatttactcctgtaatgccctgtacacacgatcggattttccgacaacaaatgttggatgtgagcttgttgtcggaaagtcagaccgtgtgtatgctccatcgaacatttgctgtcggaatttccgccaataaatgtttgagagcaggttctcacattttccaccaacaaaacttgttgtctgaATTTCCAATCGTGCATttacaagtctgtcacacaaaagttcacgcatgctcggaatcaattggctattgaacttcctttttctcggctcgtcgtacgtcttgtacgtcaccgcgttctcacgttcggaattttgggccaacatttgtgtgtatgcaagacaagtttgagccaacatcctttgggaaaaaaacccacggttttgttgtcggaaagtccgatcgtgtgtacagggctttagagttatggggaaaaggtgtcgccactgaagctttatcaccaatccttgtttccacgacaacccaaaattttcaaattccaattatcacagggacagaaagtgaggtgaaatcttctgaacaggggcacagacagctaaacaaaccttacaggggtcttaacccttccctatgctatctacaaaacttggctggagct
It contains:
- the LOC141105737 gene encoding pancreatic lipase-related protein 2-like; this encodes MILGCFCLLFLEEVCYQHLGCFSGNPPWSGTPQRPINRLPWSPEEINTRFLLYTRDNPNNYQEISAGKPQTISNSHFKTSRKSRFIIHGYLDNGEKIWLSDMCKMMLQVEDVNCICVDWGAGSRAFYTQAANNIRVVGAEVAYFINVLQDKFDYFPSNIHLIGHSLGAHAAGEAGKRRPGISRITGLDPAQPYFQDTPAEVRLDPLDALFVDVIHTDSSSTAANLGFGGYGISHTVGHLDFYPNGGKHMPGCGKEDVILKGDLDDVMEVFADIASCSHMRSLKYYRESILHPDGFIGYQSPSYEEFLAGSGFPCPNTGCPMMGHYADKYSGLPLVNQTFYLNTGVAQSYSRWRCLVTVHIVGTQKIQGSLDVSLQGSSKTTAVHTIYRGVITPDTSYSAFIDAEISARNIHKVIFRWHSDWPNIFCLEFGASTVTVQYGKVEATYSFCNSTTTRENHCQTLHFCPAPN